The genomic window GCTCATCCTCTGATTATGGCGCGCCTCGGCGTCGTGGATGTACGGGTGCGGTCGATCAGCCCGGGTGGGTCATCGACAGCAGGTCGAGCTTGGCGTCGAGCACCTCTTCGGTGATCTCTCCGCGCTCGACGTAGCCGAGGTCGATGACCGCCTCGCGCACCGTGATGCCCTTGGCGACGGAGTGCTTCGCGATCTTGGCCGCGGCCTCGTAACCGATGACCTTGTTGAGCGGCGTGACGATCGAGGGCGACATGCCGGCGAACGCCTCGGCGCGCGCGACGTTGGCCTCGAGGCCGTCGATGGTCTTGTCGGCCAGCACGCGCATCGCGTTGGAGAGCAGGCGGATCGACTCCAGCAGAGCGGTGCCCATCACGGGGATCGCGACGTTGAGCTCGAACGAGCCCGAGGCGCCCGCCCAGGCGACGGTGGCGTCGTTGCCGATCACGCGGGCGCACACCATGAGCGTGGCCTCGGGGACGACCGGGTTGACCTTGCCGGGCATGATCGAGGAGCCGGGCTGCAGGTCGGGGATGTGCAGCTCGCCGAGGCCGGTGTTGGGGCCCGATCCCATCCAGCGGATGTCGTTGTTGATCTTGGTGAGCGAGACCGCGATGGTGCGGAGGGCTCCGGATGCCTCGACGAGGCCGTCGCGGTTGGCCTGCGCCTCGAAGTGGTCCTTCGCCTCGGTGATGGGCAGCTGGGTCTCGGCCGCGAGCAGCTCGATGACCTTCTGCGGGAAGCCGAGGGGGGTGTTGATGCCGGTGCCGACGGCCGTGCCGCCGAGGGGCACCTCGCCGACGCGGGGGAGGACGGCCTCGACGCGCTCGATGCCGAGGCGCATCTGGCGCGCGTAGCCGCCGAATTCCTGACCGAGGGTGACGGGCGTGGCGTCCATGAGGTGGGTGCGGCCCGACTTCACGATGCCCTTCCAGGCGTCGGCCTTGGTCTCGAGCGCCGTCGCGAGGTGCTGGAGCGCCGGGATGAGGTCGGTGATGAGGGCCTGGGTGACCGCGATGTGCACCGAGGTGGGGAAGACGTCGTTCGAGGACTGCGAGGCGTTGACGTGGTCGTTGGGGTGAACCGTGTCGCCGAGGATGCGGGTCGCGAGTGTCGCGAGCACCTCGTTCATGTTCATGTTCGAGGAGGTGCCGCTGCCGGTCTGGTAGGTGTCGACCGGGAAGTGCGCATCGTGCGCGCCCGTGACGACCTCGTCGGCGGCCTGGGCGATGGCATCCGCGATGCCCCCGTCGAGGGTGCCGAGCTCTTTGTTGGCGAGGGCGGCGGCCTTCTTGATGCGCGCGAGCGCCGCGATCTGCGACGACTCGAGGCCCGAGCCCGAGATGGGGAAGTTCTCGACGGCGCGCTGCGTCTGCGCGGCGTAGAGGGCGTCCTTGGGGACCCGCACCTCACCCATGGTGTCGTGTTCGATGCGGTACTCGATGTCGGTCACGTCGTCGTTCCTCCAGGTCGTTCGTTCGGTTGTCAGATGCGGGCGTCTTCGACGCGGGGGTCGTCGACGCGCGGGTCGTCGACATCGCCCACGATGACGACGGGGAAGGCCTCGCCCTCGTCGAGGCGGTAGTTCGCGCCGACCACGGCGACGCGGCCCTCGGCCACGGCCTCGCTGATCAGCTCGGAGGCGCGCAGCAGTTCGCCCACGGTGTGGCGGAGGTGTTCGCGGCCCACGAGCTCGGGGTCGACGACGTCGGGCAGGTGGCCGTCCACGGCCGAGGCGCGCTGAACGCGGCGGACGGCGGGCACGATCGGGGCGATTTGGCGCCAGATGTACGCGGGGAGGGTCGGGGCGTCGACGCCCGTGCTCTCGATCGCGGCGCCGACCGCCCCGCAGGCGTCGTGCGCGAGCACCACGATGAGGGGGACCTCCAGCACGCCCACGGCGTACTCGAGGCTGCCGATGACCGAGTCCGAGATGACCTGGCCGGCGTTGCGGACGACGAACAGATCGCCGAGGCCCTCGTCGAAGATGATCTCGGCGGCGAGGCGCGAGTCGGAGCATCCGAAGAGCGCCGCCGTCGGGTGCTGCGAGCTCGCGAGCTCGGTGCGACGCTCCACGTCTTGACGCGGGTGCGCGGGTGCGCCGGAGACGAAACGCTCGTTGCCCTCCACCATCTGCTGCCAGACCTGACGGGGGCTCATGCGCTCGCTCACGGGACCTCTCTCAACTGCTCGATCTGCGATGTGACGGAGGCGGCCGCGAGGGCCGCGGTTTCGGGGGCGGCATCGCCGTAGACGAGCACGTAGTCGGGCCCGGCCGGGGTGGCGAGGGCGTAGTCGACATTGCCCGTACCCGAGGGGTTCGAGGGGCGGTAGACGTTCCACGTGATGCCGTCGATCTCGGTCGTCTCGGTACTGCGCGTGCCGTCGAGGACCTGACCGACCCAGGCCTCGTCGGCGTCGAGACCCTGAGCGACGCGGAGGAACCCGCTTTCGCCCGATCGCACGTAGACCATGGTCCACGCCTCGGTGCCGCCGACGCCCTCGGTGGTGGCCTGGTTGACGCGCCATCCCTCGCCGAGAGACGGCGAGAGCACCGGTCGACCGAGATCGCGCTGCATGTCGGCCGCGAGCGCGGGCACGTCGAGCTCGGGGCGGGGCGCGGGCTCGCCGCGGGGGACGGCCGCCACGACGACCAGGACGACCGCGACCGTCACGAGCAGGGCCGCGATGAGGTTGCGGAACGTCTTGCTCGAG from Microbacterium testaceum includes these protein-coding regions:
- a CDS encoding DUF4245 family protein; protein product: MARVVAHLGRPETPQETADRKAESSRRYRSSKTFRNLIAALLVTVAVVLVVVAAVPRGEPAPRPELDVPALAADMQRDLGRPVLSPSLGEGWRVNQATTEGVGGTEAWTMVYVRSGESGFLRVAQGLDADEAWVGQVLDGTRSTETTEIDGITWNVYRPSNPSGTGNVDYALATPAGPDYVLVYGDAAPETAALAAASVTSQIEQLREVP
- a CDS encoding class II fumarate hydratase, whose product is MTDIEYRIEHDTMGEVRVPKDALYAAQTQRAVENFPISGSGLESSQIAALARIKKAAALANKELGTLDGGIADAIAQAADEVVTGAHDAHFPVDTYQTGSGTSSNMNMNEVLATLATRILGDTVHPNDHVNASQSSNDVFPTSVHIAVTQALITDLIPALQHLATALETKADAWKGIVKSGRTHLMDATPVTLGQEFGGYARQMRLGIERVEAVLPRVGEVPLGGTAVGTGINTPLGFPQKVIELLAAETQLPITEAKDHFEAQANRDGLVEASGALRTIAVSLTKINNDIRWMGSGPNTGLGELHIPDLQPGSSIMPGKVNPVVPEATLMVCARVIGNDATVAWAGASGSFELNVAIPVMGTALLESIRLLSNAMRVLADKTIDGLEANVARAEAFAGMSPSIVTPLNKVIGYEAAAKIAKHSVAKGITVREAVIDLGYVERGEITEEVLDAKLDLLSMTHPG
- a CDS encoding carbonic anhydrase, which gives rise to MSERMSPRQVWQQMVEGNERFVSGAPAHPRQDVERRTELASSQHPTAALFGCSDSRLAAEIIFDEGLGDLFVVRNAGQVISDSVIGSLEYAVGVLEVPLIVVLAHDACGAVGAAIESTGVDAPTLPAYIWRQIAPIVPAVRRVQRASAVDGHLPDVVDPELVGREHLRHTVGELLRASELISEAVAEGRVAVVGANYRLDEGEAFPVVIVGDVDDPRVDDPRVEDARI